A part of Tessaracoccus timonensis genomic DNA contains:
- a CDS encoding nitrate/nitrite transporter, translating to MKLRQVMMARRWLMLGAGLLAYIVAMLHRSSLGVAGLEAAEYFGATPSVVSTFVVMQVAVYALAQVPVGTLLDRFGPRLVMTTGSAVMACGQLLLATVDVLAWAYVARFLVGLGDACIYVSLLALIPRWFPPTVAPLLVQLAGMTSVFGQLVAVYGLLPLIQHQGWRFGLLVAAGLGATMSATVFALVRNSPHHERSTPTKLSDVNRNLAETIRHPGTQLGFFVHLTSGFSMNAFVLMWGLPYLQQAQGLSQAMASLMFTLITVSGIFIGPLIGVLTARHPLRRSNLALTIIWASLCCWLAVLLWPGQAPLWLIVLLVLSLAAGGPGTAVGFDYPRTLLPLARIGVASGVVIMGGFLGATLTILLIGWVLDTISGGASSYTFEQWQQAMWVQIPVFVVGLLGIYITRTRLRRQMRAQGVIVPTWREAIGRQWRNRRVRRR from the coding sequence ATGAAACTAAGGCAGGTGATGATGGCTCGACGTTGGCTGATGCTCGGGGCTGGCTTATTGGCCTACATCGTCGCGATGCTGCACCGCTCTTCGTTAGGCGTCGCCGGTCTCGAAGCCGCCGAATACTTCGGGGCCACGCCGTCGGTGGTCTCGACGTTCGTCGTGATGCAGGTGGCTGTCTACGCGCTGGCGCAGGTCCCCGTCGGCACGCTGCTCGACCGCTTCGGGCCGCGCCTCGTGATGACGACGGGCTCCGCGGTGATGGCGTGTGGGCAGCTGCTACTTGCGACGGTTGACGTGCTGGCTTGGGCCTACGTTGCGCGGTTTCTCGTCGGGCTCGGGGATGCGTGTATCTACGTGTCGTTGTTGGCGCTGATTCCCCGGTGGTTCCCGCCGACGGTGGCGCCGCTGCTCGTCCAGCTTGCCGGGATGACGTCGGTGTTTGGCCAGCTCGTGGCCGTCTACGGACTGCTGCCGCTCATTCAGCATCAGGGTTGGCGCTTCGGTCTTCTGGTGGCCGCGGGACTCGGGGCAACGATGTCTGCGACGGTGTTCGCGCTCGTCCGAAACTCACCACACCATGAGCGATCAACCCCGACGAAACTGAGCGACGTCAACCGCAACCTCGCGGAGACAATCCGCCACCCAGGAACGCAGCTGGGGTTCTTCGTCCATTTGACGTCTGGGTTCTCTATGAACGCGTTCGTGCTGATGTGGGGGCTGCCGTACCTGCAGCAGGCTCAGGGGTTGAGTCAGGCGATGGCGTCGCTGATGTTCACGCTCATCACGGTGTCAGGCATCTTCATCGGCCCCCTCATCGGCGTGCTCACCGCTCGGCATCCGCTGCGACGGTCGAACCTCGCGCTCACCATTATCTGGGCCTCATTGTGCTGCTGGCTAGCGGTGTTGCTGTGGCCGGGCCAGGCGCCGCTGTGGCTGATCGTGCTGCTGGTGCTGTCACTGGCAGCGGGCGGGCCGGGCACCGCCGTCGGGTTCGACTATCCGCGTACGTTGCTCCCGCTGGCGCGTATCGGGGTGGCGAGTGGCGTCGTCATCATGGGCGGTTTTCTGGGCGCGACGCTCACGATCCTGCTCATCGGTTGGGTACTCGACACCATCTCCGGCGGCGCCAGCTCCTACACCTTCGAACAGTGGCAGCAGGCCATGTGGGTGCAGATTCCGGTGTTCGTCGTCGGGCTGCTCGGCATCTACATCACCCGCACGCGCCTCCGTCGCCAAATGCGGGCCCAAGGCGTGATCGTGCCCACTTGGCGGGAGGCGATCGGCCGGCAGTGGCGCAACCGGCGGGTGCGCCGTCGGTAA
- a CDS encoding TadE/TadG family type IV pilus assembly protein — translation MRRHDERGAIAVWASVAFFAFMIAIGIGVDFSGHARAEQELRTVAREAARTGAQEASVVIDDAQLDPTRAAAAAKRYVHAAGYEGTATVTGGRTVEVRLRDTYSCKFLSIIGIHTLPTKGAGQAIMQPAYEGRPG, via the coding sequence ATGAGAAGGCACGATGAACGAGGAGCCATCGCGGTGTGGGCGTCGGTGGCGTTCTTCGCATTCATGATTGCGATCGGTATCGGCGTCGATTTCTCCGGACATGCCCGCGCGGAGCAAGAGCTGCGCACCGTCGCACGCGAGGCCGCCCGCACAGGGGCACAGGAGGCGAGCGTCGTCATCGACGATGCACAACTCGACCCCACCCGCGCCGCCGCAGCTGCCAAACGCTACGTCCACGCAGCCGGCTACGAAGGCACGGCAACTGTGACAGGCGGCAGGACCGTCGAAGTGCGACTACGCGACACCTACTCCTGCAAGTTCCTGTCCATCATCGGCATTCACACTCTGCCGACGAAGGGGGCAGGGCAGGCAATCATGCAGCCGGCCTACGAAGGACGCCCAGGGTAG
- a CDS encoding DUF3322 domain-containing protein: MNWTGADVITARMRRRWSSGELLRTYAAGEPFPTISVALRGPKAGEIGDDLAAVREWVRGLVDSSGDGRRYRLEWASIGGRAVGRNQIPVRAHVETWEQAWALLGVQRDVRRFDELLALAEAEQAAPVRAWIAARPKRALELADDVPRLIAAWRWLEAHRGSGRYLREISAPEVDTKFVERHRGVLAEMLGVRGGAADFLVGLGLAGTPSMIRLRLSLPLPGLGSVSEVGLRVDELAQLDLRVSTVLVVENLVTYLSVPVPSGGAVLWGQGFDVGRLALLPWLRAARVRYWGDLDAKGFEILNQLRAACPQTQSVLMDEETLLAHRDRWVSEPRPPKGAALTHLSADEQRLYRSLVEDRFGQGVRLEQERIDWAWASERLASG; the protein is encoded by the coding sequence ATGAACTGGACTGGCGCGGACGTCATCACTGCGCGGATGCGCCGTCGGTGGAGCTCGGGCGAACTGCTGCGCACGTACGCAGCAGGCGAGCCATTCCCGACGATCAGCGTCGCCCTACGCGGGCCGAAGGCCGGGGAGATCGGCGACGACCTGGCCGCTGTCCGCGAATGGGTGCGGGGCCTCGTCGATTCGTCGGGGGACGGGCGTCGGTACCGTCTCGAGTGGGCGTCAATCGGGGGCCGCGCTGTGGGCCGCAACCAGATCCCGGTGCGGGCGCACGTCGAAACATGGGAGCAAGCGTGGGCGTTGCTGGGGGTGCAGCGCGACGTGCGGCGCTTCGACGAACTGCTCGCTCTGGCGGAGGCGGAGCAGGCGGCGCCGGTGCGCGCGTGGATCGCGGCGCGCCCCAAGAGGGCGCTGGAGCTTGCCGACGATGTTCCCCGCCTGATTGCGGCGTGGCGGTGGCTTGAGGCCCACCGCGGGTCGGGCCGCTACCTGCGCGAGATCTCTGCGCCGGAGGTGGACACGAAGTTTGTAGAGCGGCACCGAGGAGTCCTCGCCGAGATGCTGGGAGTGCGCGGTGGCGCGGCAGATTTCCTTGTCGGGCTGGGGTTGGCAGGGACGCCGTCGATGATCAGGCTGCGATTGAGCCTTCCGCTGCCCGGTCTGGGTTCCGTCTCCGAGGTGGGGTTGCGCGTCGACGAGCTCGCGCAACTCGACCTGCGTGTGAGCACCGTGCTCGTGGTGGAGAACCTCGTCACCTACCTGAGTGTTCCCGTGCCCAGCGGAGGTGCGGTGCTGTGGGGGCAGGGTTTCGACGTGGGGCGGCTCGCTCTGCTCCCGTGGCTGCGTGCGGCTCGCGTCCGGTATTGGGGCGACCTGGATGCCAAAGGGTTCGAGATCCTGAACCAGCTCCGGGCTGCGTGTCCGCAGACGCAATCGGTGCTCATGGACGAGGAGACGCTGCTGGCGCACCGCGACCGCTGGGTGAGCGAGCCGCGCCCACCCAAGGGTGCCGCGCTGACCCACCTTTCAGCCGACGAGCAGCGCCTCTATCGGTCCCTCGTCGAGGACCGATTCGGGCAGGGCGTGCGCCTGGAGCAGGAGCGAATCGACTGGGCTTGGGCGAGCGAGCGGTTGGCGTCCGGTTGA
- a CDS encoding transposase, which yields MPSSTRKPYPPELRVRAVQMYHEIRPNCDGDWAAMGEVAKSVGVSSPETLRRWVRQDEIDHGKRPGVTSDEAAKIKRLMRENAALKRENTVLKAKSPSIGRTRPARAVIIDFVCEHDEWSDKTPR from the coding sequence ATGCCAAGTAGCACGAGAAAGCCATATCCACCTGAACTGAGGGTTCGGGCGGTGCAGATGTATCACGAGATTCGCCCGAACTGTGACGGGGATTGGGCGGCGATGGGCGAAGTTGCCAAATCTGTTGGCGTCTCATCCCCTGAAACTCTGCGCAGATGGGTGCGACAAGACGAGATCGACCACGGCAAACGCCCGGGCGTAACCAGTGATGAAGCCGCAAAGATCAAGCGGCTGATGCGGGAGAACGCAGCGCTGAAGAGGGAAAACACCGTGTTGAAGGCGAAGTCGCCATCTATCGGTCGAACTCGACCGGCCAGGGCGGTGATTATCGATTTCGTGTGTGAACACGACGAGTGGAGCGACAAGACTCCTCGGTAA
- a CDS encoding glycine--tRNA ligase has product MQDALRKLSDYWTSKGCLTWQPFNTEVGAGTMNQATVLRVLGPEPWDVAYVEPSVRPDDSRYGENPNRLQTHTQFQVILKPEPGNPQELYLGSLEALGIDLDAHDVRFVEDNWQQPAIGAWGLGWEVWLDGMEITQFTYFQQVGGQNLDPIPVELTYGIERILMALQGKTHFKDIVYAVAADGREVTYGEAYGQQEYEMSRYYLDDADVDANRSLYEAYVSEATRMVEARLPVPAHIYILKSSHAFNVLDARGAISTTERAKAFATMRRLMRDTAALWVERREELGFPLLREAQPVEAQPVVEGDLPTSAQTLAVEIGVEELPPHVVAPTVEYVRSQLTEKLAGTRLKHGEVRVEGTPRRIVATVADVAPAEPDTKQLRKGPKWAAAFDGDGNPTKALQGFARGQGVDVDAVVKAEIGGNEHAAVEVEVTGRDVRTVVAEIVADIVAGLRAEKNMRWCDEKLSFSRAIRWLVALWGTAVVPVEVSGVRAGRTTYLQRLTASTAESSTRADGVPVGFRDVASADELIPTLAAGKVLLATDERRASVVEQAERLAASVGGVTDFDANAALVDEITNLVEEPVGILGTFDERYLELPERILTSVMAKHQRYLPVRNADGKLMAYFVTMANGICDEQLVAAGNESVLRARYEDALFFWNQDLAEERVDAFVPGLEKLTFEDRLGSVGQRARRIADVAGTLADIVGLDDRATLQRAGELAKFDLATNLVVEMSSLAGFVAREYAVRKGETQAVADALYEMEQPHTSADDVPSTVPGALLALGDRFDLLAAMFALGAKPTGSSDPFGLRRAALGVVRILREVPGVEAITIRQGLEAAVARIAEQGVEVVDGAVDAAEEFTDGRFAQLLRDEGHSAEIVAAVLPAANAPGRAARLLRELVEAGDSVKPLVAALVRIQRILPDDAPASYDAALLTEPAEVALREQLEALPDGLPDAPLAELLQRTEPLVDAAQRFFDDILVNADDASVRASRQGLLASVLAVAPSDIDWKALDVALG; this is encoded by the coding sequence ATGCAAGATGCCCTCCGCAAGCTTTCGGACTACTGGACCTCCAAGGGATGCCTCACGTGGCAGCCCTTCAACACGGAGGTCGGTGCCGGCACCATGAACCAGGCGACGGTGCTGCGCGTGCTCGGCCCTGAGCCGTGGGACGTGGCGTACGTCGAGCCTTCGGTGCGCCCCGACGATTCCCGTTACGGCGAGAACCCGAACCGCCTGCAGACGCACACGCAGTTCCAGGTGATCTTGAAGCCCGAGCCGGGCAACCCGCAGGAGCTGTACCTCGGCTCGCTCGAGGCGCTCGGCATCGACCTCGATGCCCACGACGTGCGCTTCGTCGAAGACAACTGGCAGCAGCCGGCCATCGGCGCGTGGGGGCTCGGCTGGGAGGTCTGGCTCGACGGCATGGAGATCACGCAGTTCACCTACTTCCAGCAAGTGGGCGGGCAGAACCTCGACCCGATCCCCGTCGAACTCACCTACGGCATCGAACGCATTTTGATGGCCCTACAAGGCAAAACGCACTTCAAGGACATCGTCTACGCCGTCGCAGCCGACGGTCGCGAGGTGACCTACGGCGAGGCGTACGGCCAGCAAGAGTACGAGATGAGCCGGTACTACCTCGACGACGCCGACGTCGACGCGAACCGCTCGCTGTACGAGGCGTACGTCTCGGAGGCGACGCGCATGGTCGAGGCCCGCCTCCCCGTGCCCGCGCACATCTACATTCTGAAGTCGTCGCACGCGTTCAACGTGCTCGACGCCCGCGGTGCCATCTCCACGACGGAGCGCGCCAAGGCGTTCGCGACGATGCGCCGCCTCATGCGCGACACCGCCGCGCTCTGGGTAGAGCGGCGCGAGGAGCTTGGCTTCCCGCTACTGCGCGAGGCGCAGCCCGTCGAGGCTCAGCCCGTTGTGGAGGGGGATTTGCCGACGTCCGCGCAGACGCTCGCCGTGGAGATCGGCGTCGAGGAGCTGCCCCCGCACGTGGTGGCGCCCACCGTCGAATACGTGCGCTCGCAGCTCACCGAGAAGCTGGCGGGCACGCGCCTGAAGCACGGCGAGGTGCGGGTCGAGGGCACGCCGCGACGCATCGTCGCCACCGTGGCCGACGTCGCCCCCGCCGAGCCGGACACAAAGCAGCTGCGCAAGGGCCCGAAGTGGGCGGCGGCATTCGACGGCGACGGCAACCCGACGAAGGCGCTGCAGGGCTTCGCTCGTGGGCAGGGCGTGGACGTCGATGCCGTAGTCAAGGCCGAAATCGGCGGCAACGAACACGCCGCCGTCGAGGTCGAGGTGACCGGGCGCGACGTGCGAACCGTCGTGGCTGAGATCGTCGCCGACATCGTCGCAGGGTTGCGCGCCGAGAAGAACATGCGCTGGTGCGACGAGAAGCTGTCGTTCTCGCGCGCCATCCGCTGGCTGGTGGCGCTGTGGGGCACCGCGGTAGTGCCGGTGGAAGTCTCGGGTGTGCGCGCCGGGCGCACCACCTACCTGCAGCGGCTGACGGCGAGCACCGCCGAATCCAGCACCCGCGCCGACGGGGTGCCCGTAGGGTTCCGCGACGTCGCCTCCGCCGACGAGCTCATCCCCACCCTCGCTGCGGGCAAGGTGCTGCTTGCGACGGATGAGCGCCGGGCGAGCGTCGTCGAGCAGGCTGAGCGGCTGGCGGCGTCGGTGGGCGGTGTCACTGATTTCGACGCGAACGCCGCGCTGGTGGATGAGATCACCAACCTCGTCGAGGAACCCGTCGGCATTCTCGGCACCTTCGACGAGCGGTATTTGGAGTTGCCAGAGCGCATTTTGACCTCCGTCATGGCGAAGCACCAGCGCTACCTGCCGGTGCGCAACGCCGACGGGAAACTCATGGCGTACTTCGTGACGATGGCCAACGGCATCTGTGACGAGCAGCTCGTCGCGGCCGGCAATGAGTCGGTGCTGCGCGCCCGCTACGAGGACGCGCTGTTCTTCTGGAACCAAGACCTGGCCGAGGAGCGCGTCGACGCCTTCGTGCCTGGCCTTGAGAAGCTCACGTTCGAGGATCGGCTGGGTTCCGTCGGCCAACGCGCGCGGCGCATCGCCGACGTTGCCGGGACGCTGGCGGACATCGTCGGGCTGGATGATCGGGCGACGCTGCAGCGTGCCGGCGAACTCGCGAAGTTCGACCTGGCTACCAATCTTGTTGTGGAGATGAGCTCCCTGGCGGGCTTCGTCGCACGCGAGTATGCGGTGCGCAAGGGCGAGACGCAGGCCGTCGCCGATGCCCTGTACGAGATGGAGCAGCCGCACACGTCCGCCGACGATGTGCCGTCGACGGTGCCTGGCGCGCTGCTGGCGTTGGGCGACCGCTTCGACCTCTTGGCCGCCATGTTCGCGCTCGGCGCGAAGCCGACGGGTTCGTCGGACCCGTTTGGGCTGCGACGCGCCGCGCTCGGCGTCGTGCGTATCCTGCGCGAGGTGCCTGGCGTCGAGGCAATCACCATCCGACAAGGCCTTGAGGCGGCTGTCGCGCGCATCGCTGAGCAGGGCGTCGAGGTTGTCGACGGAGCCGTCGATGCCGCGGAGGAGTTCACCGATGGGCGCTTCGCGCAGTTGCTGCGCGACGAGGGCCACTCGGCCGAGATCGTCGCCGCCGTGCTGCCCGCCGCAAACGCTCCCGGCCGTGCCGCACGTCTGCTGCGAGAACTCGTCGAAGCCGGCGACTCGGTGAAACCCCTTGTCGCGGCGCTCGTGCGCATCCAGCGAATCCTTCCCGACGATGCCCCCGCCAGCTACGACGCCGCGCTGCTCACTGAGCCCGCCGAGGTGGCGCTGCGCGAACAGCTCGAGGCACTCCCCGACGGACTCCCCGACGCGCCGCTCGCCGAACTCCTGCAGCGTACGGAACCACTCGTCGACGCCGCCCAGCGATTCTTCGACGACATCCTCGTGAACGCCGACGACGCCTCCGTCCGCGCCTCACGTCAAGGGCTGCTCGCCAGCGTGCTGGCAGTGGCACCGTCGGATATCGACTGGAAAGCCCTCGACGTGGCGCTGGGCTGA
- a CDS encoding (deoxy)nucleoside triphosphate pyrophosphohydrolase, protein MERIEVVGAVIMRDGLVFAARRGPGRALDGLWEFPGGKLEPGETPSQALVREIQEELGCTVDVGEHLVDTEHAYSYGLVALSTYRCTIVDGEPQLIEHSEARWVATEDLTQLNWAPADLPTVAFLTNA, encoded by the coding sequence GTGGAACGCATCGAGGTGGTCGGAGCCGTCATCATGCGCGACGGGCTGGTGTTTGCTGCCCGCCGCGGGCCGGGACGTGCCCTCGATGGGCTTTGGGAGTTCCCGGGAGGCAAGCTCGAACCAGGGGAAACCCCTAGTCAGGCGCTCGTGCGAGAGATCCAAGAAGAGCTCGGCTGCACCGTCGATGTGGGCGAGCACCTCGTCGACACCGAACACGCCTACAGCTACGGCCTCGTCGCGCTGTCGACATATCGGTGCACCATCGTCGACGGCGAACCCCAGCTCATCGAGCACAGCGAGGCGCGATGGGTGGCGACGGAGGACCTCACCCAGCTCAACTGGGCGCCTGCGGATCTCCCGACGGTCGCGTTCCTCACGAATGCCTGA
- a CDS encoding ATP-binding protein encodes MTDALFSALEIPDANAPGYRLHHLEVLNWGTFHEKIWRFVPGCETSLLTGDIGSGKSTIVDGITTLFMPAQKIAYNKAAGAEVRERTLRSYVEGHYRSERGDDAHRSRTRGLREGRSSYSVLLAVFINSGYDERVTIAQVFQQRESTGQPYRFFVTHSGELSIAEDFSDFGSDLRDLRKRLRGKGVSIFDEFPKYGASMRRLLGIPSEQAMELFHQTVSMKSVGNLNEFVREHMLEPSPADERVQAIIGHFDDLTQAYDAVVRAREQLDALEPIARSAKSYDDTLATRTALEVERDSVGPFILELRLGLLAQEITDGETRVGQLERQAGELDARLTSLDDERTELITQRAQAGGDRLAELERLEREARVEADRRAERRKSFDDAVAATESSPVTSADDFLRLTAMAAAQAAELDSTKRALSHETAEKIADARDAAKRAATIEAELDNLRTRESNLPAEQVQLRAWLCQELGLTPADIPFAGELMDVAPEHTEWRGAAERVLRGFALSMLVPVKHYAAVSQWVNTHKLGFVDGEGRRLGGRLVYEKVTDRIVPLRDETHGMLAEVVTLRPGPFEEYLRNELLRRANHHRALTLDEFRSAEHQRAVTREGQVRSGARHEKDDRHRVDDPRRFVLGWVNEAKVAALSADLDAARAAAVDDDAAANELLARQDALEQQARAWRVLAQFTQWEELDHDEATRRANQYREDHRRLRESSDQLAELQAAIDRVEKQRESLSAESHRVAGKLAMARDVVARATAQKQQDEQQLSAFDEAQLASARAAYPSLESRVGKRRATSSEACDGIAGELSNELHAAIHARSKELSGHAAQLISAMHSMLGRWPELRSDMDPSVEARSDFLVLRRNLAEDDLPRFEGEFKELLNQHTIQELAGFNNWLQRQASAITDRIAKINEALGAVPYGEGTYLRLDKEPTTHQEVMEFRSDLRNLTDDALAQEDDTYSEQRFRDVRRIIERFRGREGHADADRTWTRRVTDVRNWFVFSASERYTDDDREREHYSDSDGKSGGQKEKLAYTILAASLAYQFGLEWGADKSKAFQFAVIDEAFGRGSDASTRYALELFAKLGLQLLIVTPLQKVHIIESYVQAIGFVDNVDGANSRIQTLTIDEYRTRKAKR; translated from the coding sequence ATGACTGACGCGCTGTTCTCCGCGCTCGAAATCCCCGACGCAAACGCTCCTGGCTACCGCCTCCACCACCTCGAGGTGCTCAACTGGGGCACCTTCCACGAAAAGATCTGGCGCTTCGTCCCTGGCTGCGAAACATCGCTCCTCACCGGAGATATCGGCTCGGGCAAATCGACGATCGTCGACGGCATCACCACGCTGTTCATGCCCGCCCAGAAGATCGCATATAACAAGGCGGCGGGCGCCGAGGTTCGCGAGCGCACGCTGCGCAGTTACGTCGAAGGTCACTACCGCTCCGAACGCGGCGACGACGCGCACCGCTCCCGCACCCGCGGCCTGCGCGAGGGGCGCTCGTCGTATTCCGTGCTGTTGGCGGTGTTCATCAACTCCGGCTACGACGAACGCGTCACCATTGCGCAGGTGTTCCAGCAGCGCGAGTCGACGGGCCAGCCGTATCGGTTCTTCGTCACCCACAGCGGCGAGCTGTCGATCGCGGAAGACTTCAGCGATTTCGGCTCTGACCTCCGAGACCTCCGCAAACGTCTACGCGGCAAGGGCGTTTCCATCTTCGACGAGTTCCCGAAGTACGGCGCCTCCATGCGTCGGTTGCTGGGAATCCCGTCGGAGCAGGCGATGGAGCTGTTCCATCAGACAGTCTCCATGAAGTCTGTGGGCAATTTGAACGAGTTCGTGCGCGAGCACATGCTCGAGCCATCGCCTGCCGACGAGCGCGTCCAGGCCATCATCGGGCACTTCGACGACCTCACCCAGGCCTACGACGCCGTCGTTCGCGCCCGAGAACAGCTCGACGCGCTCGAACCGATCGCCCGCTCCGCGAAGAGCTACGACGACACCCTCGCCACCCGCACCGCGCTGGAGGTCGAGCGGGATTCGGTCGGGCCGTTCATCCTCGAGCTGCGCCTCGGGCTTCTGGCACAGGAGATCACCGACGGCGAGACGCGCGTCGGGCAGCTCGAGCGGCAGGCAGGCGAGCTGGATGCGCGCCTGACAAGCCTCGACGACGAACGCACGGAGCTGATTACCCAGCGCGCTCAAGCCGGCGGCGACCGTCTCGCAGAGCTGGAGCGCCTCGAACGGGAGGCTCGCGTCGAGGCAGACCGTCGCGCTGAACGGCGCAAGAGCTTCGACGACGCCGTCGCGGCCACCGAGTCCTCGCCGGTCACGAGCGCCGACGACTTCCTCCGTCTCACGGCGATGGCGGCCGCTCAGGCAGCTGAACTGGATAGCACCAAACGCGCACTCAGCCACGAGACAGCAGAGAAGATTGCCGACGCACGCGATGCGGCCAAGCGCGCAGCCACCATCGAGGCCGAGTTGGATAACCTCCGCACCCGGGAAAGCAACCTCCCCGCCGAGCAGGTGCAGCTGCGCGCATGGTTGTGTCAGGAGCTGGGGCTCACACCCGCCGACATACCGTTCGCAGGCGAGCTGATGGACGTCGCTCCCGAGCACACCGAGTGGCGCGGAGCTGCCGAACGGGTACTGCGCGGGTTCGCGCTCTCGATGCTCGTACCCGTCAAGCACTACGCAGCGGTATCGCAGTGGGTCAATACGCACAAGCTCGGATTCGTCGACGGCGAGGGGCGTCGCCTGGGTGGACGGCTCGTCTACGAGAAAGTGACAGACCGCATCGTGCCGCTGCGTGACGAGACCCACGGCATGCTCGCCGAGGTGGTGACGCTGCGCCCAGGCCCATTCGAGGAGTATCTGCGCAACGAGCTGCTGCGCCGCGCCAACCACCACCGTGCCCTCACACTCGACGAGTTCCGTTCCGCGGAGCACCAGCGGGCCGTGACGCGTGAGGGTCAGGTGCGTTCGGGGGCACGGCACGAGAAGGATGATCGCCACCGGGTCGACGATCCCCGTCGCTTCGTGCTCGGTTGGGTCAACGAAGCCAAGGTCGCCGCACTCAGTGCCGACCTCGACGCGGCACGGGCGGCCGCCGTCGACGACGATGCCGCCGCCAATGAGCTTCTGGCAAGGCAAGATGCCTTGGAGCAGCAGGCCCGGGCGTGGCGCGTACTCGCCCAGTTCACGCAGTGGGAGGAGCTAGACCACGACGAGGCCACGCGCCGCGCAAACCAGTACCGCGAGGATCATCGTCGGCTCCGTGAGAGTTCAGATCAGCTGGCTGAGCTGCAAGCAGCGATCGATCGCGTCGAGAAACAGCGCGAGAGCCTCAGCGCCGAGAGCCACCGTGTGGCCGGCAAGCTTGCGATGGCGAGGGACGTCGTCGCCAGAGCTACGGCGCAGAAACAGCAGGATGAGCAGCAGCTATCCGCTTTCGACGAGGCGCAGCTCGCCTCCGCTCGCGCGGCATATCCGTCGCTCGAGTCGAGGGTCGGGAAGCGGCGGGCGACATCGTCGGAAGCGTGTGACGGGATCGCCGGTGAGCTCAGTAACGAGCTGCACGCCGCAATTCACGCGCGCTCGAAGGAGCTCAGCGGTCACGCCGCGCAGCTCATCTCTGCGATGCACTCGATGCTCGGACGGTGGCCCGAATTGCGTTCTGACATGGACCCGAGCGTCGAAGCGAGGAGTGATTTCCTCGTGCTGCGGCGCAACCTCGCAGAAGATGACTTGCCGCGCTTCGAAGGCGAGTTCAAGGAACTGCTCAACCAGCACACCATTCAGGAGCTTGCTGGCTTCAACAACTGGCTGCAGCGACAGGCCAGCGCGATCACCGATCGGATCGCGAAAATCAACGAGGCGCTCGGCGCCGTGCCTTACGGCGAGGGCACCTATCTGCGGCTCGACAAGGAACCCACCACGCATCAAGAGGTAATGGAGTTCCGGTCTGACCTGCGCAATCTCACCGACGACGCGCTCGCACAGGAAGACGACACCTACTCTGAGCAGCGGTTCCGCGACGTGCGGCGCATCATCGAGCGGTTCCGCGGACGTGAGGGGCATGCCGACGCCGACCGCACGTGGACTCGTCGGGTGACGGACGTGCGCAACTGGTTCGTGTTCTCCGCCTCCGAGCGATATACCGACGATGATCGTGAGCGGGAGCACTATTCGGATTCCGACGGGAAATCGGGTGGCCAGAAGGAGAAGCTCGCGTACACCATTCTGGCGGCATCGCTGGCGTACCAGTTCGGCCTCGAATGGGGCGCCGACAAGTCGAAGGCGTTCCAGTTCGCCGTCATTGACGAAGCCTTCGGGCGCGGTTCGGATGCGTCGACGAGGTACGCGCTTGAGCTGTTCGCCAAGCTGGGGCTGCAGCTGTTGATCGTCACGCCGCTGCAGAAGGTGCACATCATTGAGTCGTACGTGCAGGCCATCGGGTTCGTGGACAACGTCGACGGCGCCAACTCCCGCATCCAAACCCTCACCATTGATGAATATCGCACCCGCAAGGCCAAACGATGA